The following proteins come from a genomic window of Gossypium raimondii isolate GPD5lz chromosome 5, ASM2569854v1, whole genome shotgun sequence:
- the LOC105771015 gene encoding uncharacterized protein LOC105771015, which translates to MGRRGRGGGRDGGGVKSAANTPSKFQKTVSLREEASGKKQTRGGGSTNVKAVLKHEHLQNLAVWASGGSSIPSLASFFGHRLAADGEASAIPQDPSFFPCQRCETILQPGFNCTVRIERNRANTRHRRKKPHISTQNTVVYNCHFCLHRNLKRGTPKGHMKEMYPPKSKTSSISKVVKSRILKPIVSSDKEKSKDNEIIVTSSPAMAAAENPSTDGSVTPVRGRTLLDLKKRNRKKSGSKRPAEPENNPMTPDAEKSVGASSKRRKSWMSLREIVESNEDNRF; encoded by the exons ATGGGAAGGAGAGGAAGAGGCGGCGGCAGAGACGGCGGAGGCGTGAAAAGTGCAGCAAATACGCCATCAAAGTTCCAAAAGACGGTGTCACTCAGAGAAGAAGCGAGCGGCAAGAAGCAAACAAGGGGAGGAGGTTCCACAAACGTCAAAGCTGTGTTGAAACACGAACACTTGCAAAACCTAGCCGTTTGGGCTAGCGGCGGATCTTCAATCCCTTCTTTGGCTTCCTTCTTTGGGCACAGATTGGCTGCTGATGGAGAAGCTTCTGCAATCCCCCAGGACCCTTCTTTCTTTCCCTGCCAGAG ATGTGAGACAATTCTTCAGCCTGGCTTTAATTGCACTGTTCGTATCGAAAGGAATCGAGCAAACACAAGGCATAGACGTAAGAAACCTCATATTTCGACACAGAATACTGTAGTCTACAACTGCCACTTCTGTTTGCATCGGAATCTAAAACGAGGCACTCCGAAAGGCCACATGAAAGAGATGTACCCTCCCAAGTCAAAAACGTCTTCAATCTCCAAAGTTGTCAAGTCTAGAATTTTGAAGCCTATTGTCAGTTCAGATAAAGAAAAAAGCAAAGATAATGAGATAATTGTAACAAGTTCACCTGCAATGGCTGCTGCTGAAAATCCGAGCACAGATGGTTCAGTGACTCCGGTCAGAGGTAGGACTTTGTTGGatttgaaaaagagaaataggAAGAAATCCGGGTCCAAAAGACCGGCTGAACCCGAAAACAATCCGATGACACCTGATGCAGAAAAATCTGTTGGAGCTTCAAGTAAAAGGAGAAAATCTTGGATGAGCCTTAGAGAAATTGTTGAGAGCAACGAGGACAACCGCTTCTAA